CTTCTGAAATCAACGAACAGTTCATCGTAGAGTTCTACTCTCGTTAATCTTTCGAGCTTCAGATATATTCGAATCAAACCATCAAGCCCTGTTCATCAGGTGCCTGGTGGTTTTTTTGCATTAAATAATTTTTTGAAATTTGTTCAATCGCCCCGGTCAACCTTGCTTCGTTGAATAGGATAACGAGGAAAGGGGGTGAATTTAATGGGTTACGGATATGAAGGGTATCAACAACAACCAAACTACGGTGGTTACGGCTGTGGTGGCGGTAACAGCGGTGGTAACAGCTCAACTTTCGTTCTGATCGTTGTTCTATTCATTCTTTTAATTATTGTAGGCGCTACTTTCGCTTACTAATAGCATCGATCACAAAAATTCTTTAGCTAGCCAGAAATAATTCCAACTACTTATTACTGTTTTTCACGCCATTAGGGTCACTTCCCCCAGTGACCCTTTTAATTTTAAGTTCCGTGACAATTTATTCAGCTTTTTCCTTTATACTTAGACGACATACAGCCTGCTAGCAACAAAAAAGATGCTGTACGCTAATTTAGCGGCAGCATCTTTTAACTATATTTTAAACACATAACATTATTAAAATGTATTTTAGTAAAACAAAAAGTACATTGCTCCTAATACAGCAATTACTATAAATGAAGCAAAAAATGCTTTCAATTTCGAAATGTGGTGGACTTCTGAAATTCCAATCACGGTAATGACATATGTCCAAATACTGCTAATAATAATCAGTATTCCGCAAACAAATTGCAGGATCAAATCACCTAATGATGTTTCCATATAAGAAATCGAGAAAAATGACTGTGGTGCGAACTGCATCCAGAAAAGCAGTACCGGCAATATCCAAATATAAGGAATCATTGTCATACTAATCATGCGGAACATTTCTTTAAATTTCCCTACACCACCAAACGCTTTTGCTGATAGTGTCAATACACCTGCCGATAAGACGGTAGAAAGAAAGTACAGTATTAGACTAACTAGAAATGTTGAATAGACGATATCCCCCAATGTAAATTGTCCTGTAAATTCTTCACCGATAAAGCCGGTTAAATTGCTAGCAAATACTCCGATAATACCAACGAAAATGAAATAAGATAACTTTTTAGTTGTTAACACATAACGAATAGTATCTCGGGGTTTAACAGCAATGCTTAATATGGCATGTCGATCATCGACTGTGCCCGTTAATTGCTCACTCAAAATAACATCCCCCTAAAAATATGTATACATTCTATTATACTGATACTTTTAAGGTGATACAAAATTATTGCTCCTTTAGTAGCATACCAATCTTTTGCTATTCGCCAGATTTAAGAGATACATAGCCAGCCTTTTCGACTAATGCCTGCCCTTCTTCCGAAAGCACCCAATCAATCAGTTCCTTAGCATTTCCTGTTGGCTCGCCTGCTGTCACAATATAAAATTCGGAAGCTATCGGATACGTATTGTTGCGAATCGTTTCTCTTGTCGGTGCAACTCCATCGATTTCCAAAAGTTTGATTTCTTTATTTTTAACCATCTCATTTGAATAGTAGCGGAAAGTATAGCCGATTGCATTTTTATAATTTTTGTATCGGGACACTTCATTGATAATTCCGCCCATTCCAGTCGCTATATCTTCCGTTGGTGCTTCCATCAATGGAGTATCTCCCATAAGCCGTTGAAGGGCTGTCTGTGATCCGCTGTCCTCGGGTCTTTGGAATGCCCTGATTGAATCATCTTTTCCGCCCACTTCTGACCAGTTTGTAATTTCCCCAGCATAGATTCCCTTAATTTGATCGAGCGATAAACGATTGACTTTATTTTTACTGTTGACGAAAAAGACAAATGCTTCTTTTCCGATTGGTGTCAGATGAAGTTTAATCCCCTGTTGTTTAGCCTGGTTAATTTGCGCATCGGAAGGACCCGCTGCAAAAATCATGTCCGTCTTTCCGAAAATCAGATTTGTATAGGCTTCATGCGTCTGGTTGACCATAACTTCACTTTTGTAGGGATTGTATTCTTTTTCTGGATATACATGCTCTGTAATGGCGGCATACAATGGATACAATGCGGTTGCGCCATCCATCTTCGGTAAAGGTTCCTCTAGCTTTAAAGTAGGCTCATTCTCCAATTGAACTAATTTATTTTCATCTGTAAATGGCTCATATTGGTAAATATTCACTTCTGCATCAACAGTCGGCACCCTATTATCGAACCATTTATAAACAGGTTGTATCAAACAGACGACTAAAATGATTCCGGCAATCGTCCAAAAGATTTTTATACGTTTTCTATTTTTATAAAATACATCAAAAAGCACAAGCACATAACCAATGTATATAATGACCGCAGCGGAAATGATGAACGGTATAAAGTGAATGTTACCGCTAAACGCTACCATAAATAATAATATGAAAGTAAAAAAGCTGACAGTCAGTAAGACAAAAATGGAAACGACAATTTTCCATAAATACGATTTATTTCCCAATATTATCACCCCTATCCTATACCTTCTTTATGAAACAGGAAACTCCTTTTAAAAAAACGTCTTGGAAAACTGCTGCCTTCCAAGACGTTTTATTTTAATTAAGCAAATTTAACCATATGGTATTTTTTCTTACCGCGACGGATAATGGCAAAAGCATCTTCCAAACGGTCTTTCGAATCGATTACATAGTCAAGATCCGTAATTTTTTCACCGTTCACACTAATTGCACCGTTAGTTACATCTTCACGTGCTTGGCGTTTGGATGAAGAAATCCCTGCTTCTACGATTAATTCCACGATATTTTTATCCTCTTTTGCCACTTCTACAGAAGGAACACCAGAGAAGGCTACTTTCATTTCTTCTACTGATAATGCTTTTAAATCACCAGAGAATAAT
This genomic window from Solibacillus sp. FSL R5-0449 contains:
- a CDS encoding YjcZ family sporulation protein; amino-acid sequence: MGYGYEGYQQQPNYGGYGCGGGNSGGNSSTFVLIVVLFILLIIVGATFAY
- a CDS encoding YIP1 family protein, which codes for MSEQLTGTVDDRHAILSIAVKPRDTIRYVLTTKKLSYFIFVGIIGVFASNLTGFIGEEFTGQFTLGDIVYSTFLVSLILYFLSTVLSAGVLTLSAKAFGGVGKFKEMFRMISMTMIPYIWILPVLLFWMQFAPQSFFSISYMETSLGDLILQFVCGILIIISSIWTYVITVIGISEVHHISKLKAFFASFIVIAVLGAMYFLFY
- a CDS encoding substrate-binding domain-containing protein translates to MGNKSYLWKIVVSIFVLLTVSFFTFILLFMVAFSGNIHFIPFIISAAVIIYIGYVLVLFDVFYKNRKRIKIFWTIAGIILVVCLIQPVYKWFDNRVPTVDAEVNIYQYEPFTDENKLVQLENEPTLKLEEPLPKMDGATALYPLYAAITEHVYPEKEYNPYKSEVMVNQTHEAYTNLIFGKTDMIFAAGPSDAQINQAKQQGIKLHLTPIGKEAFVFFVNSKNKVNRLSLDQIKGIYAGEITNWSEVGGKDDSIRAFQRPEDSGSQTALQRLMGDTPLMEAPTEDIATGMGGIINEVSRYKNYKNAIGYTFRYYSNEMVKNKEIKLLEIDGVAPTRETIRNNTYPIASEFYIVTAGEPTGNAKELIDWVLSEEGQALVEKAGYVSLKSGE